The stretch of DNA AGAATCGGCTACTCATCCTATCGTCACGGCAAACGTGATTGCCGGAAGCCCGTCTGGACTGAGGTCACAGGTAGTAATCATTAATGCAGGGAGCGATGACGGGGTTTCCGAGGGCATGCCGGTCACGACTTACGACGGCATAGTGGGAAGGGTCTTCTTGGTAGGAGACAAAAGCTCCGAGGTTATATTGATAACCGACGAGATAAGCGCGGTGGACGCTTACATACACCGAACTAGGGCGAGGGGAATAGTCAAAGGCACCGGTGACGGGTGTGTCATGGAATATATAGAGAAGAAAACGGATGTAAGCATAGGGGACAAGGTAATCTCATCGGGGAAGGACGGATTTTTCCCTAAAGGTGTGGTTATTGGCACTGTGGTGGATATCGAGGTAAAGGGAGGTTTTACCAACGCCCGGGTGTATCCGGATGTGGACCTGAACTCGCTTGAAGAAGTGGTAGTCATCCTCAAATCTCCGGAAAGCATGGTCTTGAATGAATAGATTCATTTCAGTCATTTTTCTTTTTCTTGTCTCCATTATCTTTCTAATTCTTCAGACCACCCTTCTCTCCCCCCGAGAACTCGGTGTTTTTTCCC from Thermodesulfobacteriota bacterium encodes:
- the mreC gene encoding rod shape-determining protein MreC; the encoded protein is MGFLRRHPILVSLIFFFFAIQVIPLSFEERKFEDPFSRFVLTLAYYPQQAVYAVTGGIVGIWQGYINLVGLKEENERLEVEIKKLRQEKFRLWEAELQNERLKKLLEFKESATHPIVTANVIAGSPSGLRSQVVIINAGSDDGVSEGMPVTTYDGIVGRVFLVGDKSSEVILITDEISAVDAYIHRTRARGIVKGTGDGCVMEYIEKKTDVSIGDKVISSGKDGFFPKGVVIGTVVDIEVKGGFTNARVYPDVDLNSLEEVVVILKSPESMVLNE